In Bacteroidia bacterium, a single window of DNA contains:
- a CDS encoding UPF0158 family protein, with translation MQQPTPAQLKEIAEQLSMGFRAFMHKEKDEFLFFPDRMQYMDEDFSAWQQEIDKVEENPDDYIEIEKWTSEDAFRIMSDFAEEVKQIDLKNRLFQALNNRKPFRGFRFIVDNHGDLREDWFAFRDKRQQEFVRRQFFTDFEEQD, from the coding sequence ATGCAACAGCCAACACCTGCACAATTAAAAGAAATCGCTGAGCAACTTTCTATGGGATTTAGAGCGTTTATGCACAAAGAGAAGGATGAATTCCTCTTTTTTCCGGATAGAATGCAATACATGGATGAAGACTTTAGCGCCTGGCAGCAAGAAATTGATAAGGTTGAAGAAAATCCTGACGATTACATAGAAATAGAAAAATGGACTTCCGAAGATGCCTTCAGAATAATGAGCGATTTTGCTGAAGAGGTAAAACAAATAGACTTAAAAAACAGACTTTTTCAGGCCTTAAATAATCGTAAACCATTTCGGGGGTTTCGATTTATTGTCGATAACCACGGTGATCTGCGTGAAGATTGGTTTGCTTTTCGGGATAAAAGACAACAAGAATTTGTAAGAAGGCAATTTTTTACGGATTTCGAAGAGCAGGATTAA